ACATGCAAGCGATGGAGATGATGCCGTTGATCGGAAAATTCGTCATCTCACCGTGCTGTCCCGTGCCAATGATTTTTCCAGTGAAATAAGCGGTGACTCCCATCGTGAATTGCTGCACCGAAGAATTGACGCTCATGAATCCTCCCCGGTAACGCGCCTCCACCGCCCCGGTCATCAGGGCCATCGCCGGGACCATGCGCCCGGACATGCAAACGAAAACCAGCGTCGAAACCGCAATCGCCACCACCAGCGAAACGCGCGGCAAATTCGTCACCAAAAGAATCGGCGCCGCCGTCGAACACGAAATGATCGTAAATACTCTGAGCTTCCCCCAATGATCCGCCAACCGCCCAATCCAGTTCATGCTGAATACCGTGCACAATCCGCCCACCAAATAAATCAACGGCAGTTGGTCCTCGGTCATTCCCACATTGGTGACCATGTAAGTCGGGATATAGGAAAAGATGCAGAACCCCGCGCACGTCAGCGCCGCCATGAATATATACGACTTCTGATGATCGGGATGCTTTATGACCGCCCAGATGCGCGCCACCGGATGTTCATCCGTCGCGTGCTTCAAGTGATCGCGCAACGGCGGCGTGACGATCACCGCGATCACCCACACGACCGCGCTCATCACCGCAATCGCATAAAAAGGCACATGCCAACTCGACCGCGCCGCCACATATAAACCGGCGGGCACACCCACGATGGACGACACCGAAAACGAAGACATCACCAATCCCATCGCGCGACCGCGCCGCGCCATCGGAATCACGTCGCCGACAATCGAGAGAATTACCGTTCCGCAAACGCCGCCAAACGCGCCCGCGAAAAACCGTGCCGCCACCAGCAGTTGATACGTCGGCGCCATCGCGCAAAAAAGCGTGCCGATGGTAAAACCGGCATACAGGAAAACCAGCGCGCTCTTCCGGTCAAAACGATCCAGGAAAAAACTCGCGACCAGCCCCGCGACTCCCGCGCTGATGCCATACGCGCCCACGATCAGTTGAAATTGTTCGATCGAGATATGGAAAACCTCCATATACTGCGGCCCGAGCGGAATGATGATCAGGAAATCGAGGATCGTGGTGAATTGAATGGCCGCGAGTGTCAGCAACAGGAATCGCTCCCGCGCTGGCGTCCAAACCACACCGCCCGTGTCCGCATTTATATTAGTCATGATGCTGCCAATCCGAGCCGGTGAGTCTAAGTTCACCCAAAATCATCGCAAGTCTGTTCCATCGAATGCTCTAAAGCGCAAATTCTTTATCAAATTAAAAATTTGCGGTCTTAATCGCACCCTTCCAAAAAAATATTTTCCCCGTTAAGCGAACTTATCCGAGCCTAAGCGAGCCAACGCGAATTTAAGCGGATCAAACGCGAGCCAATTTGAGCAAATAAGCGAACTTTCCCGGCCCATAGTGCTTCCTCCGGTCACTTCGCCTCCTCAAACCGCAAAATCCCTTGTCAAAGATCCGCCCCATTGAACCACACTTTGAAAACATCTCCAACCCTTCCATAGGTATCACCAGCAAAAAAATATCCTACCTACAGCAGGGCGAAGCCACCGTTCCGCCTTTCCCTTCCCCATTCCCATCCGTGGCCAAAAAAAAACGCTGCCCAATCGTCACAAAGTTTTTCACATTTTCTTTTTGTGAGACCCGCGCTAAAATGCCAAGATATTAAAAAATGAATGCCAATATTGAGGAAGCCTTATCGGGGATCGCGAACCAACTGCGTATTGATTCCATTGCGGCGACGACTGCGGCGGGCAGCGGACATCCCAGTTCCTGCTGCTCGGCGGCGGACATCGTGGCCGCGCTGTTCTTCGGCCACATGCGCTTCGATCCCAAAAATCCCCGCTACGCCAACAATGACCGTTTCATTCTTTCCAAAGGCCACGCCGCTCCCCTGCTCTACGCCGCCTGGGCGGAACTCGGCCTGTTCCCGCGCGAACATCTCCTCACTCTCCGCGAACTGAACAGCGATCTCGAAGGCCATCCGACTCCCCGGCTCGCGTTTGTGGATGTCGCCACTGGTTCGCTCGGCCAGGGTCTCGGCGTCGGCGTCGGCATGGCCCTTTGCGCACGCCTCGATAATCTCGATTATCGCACCTACGTTTTGATGGGCGATGGCGAATGCGCCGAAGGCTCCGTTTGGGAAGCCGCCTCGCTCGCGGGCGTCAATCAACTCAGCAATCTCGTCGCCATCGTGGATTGCAATCGCCTCGGCCAAAGCCAGGCCACCGCCTTCGGCCACGACGTGGAGGTTTATCGCAAGCGTTTTGAAGCCTTCAACTGGCGCACCGAAGTCATCAACGGCCATGACATGGAGGAAATTCTCGAAGTGCTAGGTGCCGCCGGCCTCGGCAAGCAGCCGCTCGCCATCATCGCCAAGACCAACAAAGGCCACGGCGTTGCCCTGATGGAAGACAAGGACGGCTGGCATGGCAAGGCGCTCTCCAAGGACGAAGCCGCCACCGCCATCGCCGAGTTGCAACCCAAGGCCAAGAGCGGTCTCGCGGAACCCATTCCCGCGCCCAGCGAACTTCCCCTGCCCGCCAACGCCGCGCCCGCGAGCTATCCGCCGACCACTTACAAGCTCGGCGAATCTGTCGCGACTCGCGAAGCCTTTGGCAACGCCCTCGCGCGCATCGGCGGCGTGGACGAACGCATCGTCGCGCTGGATGGTGACACTAAGAATTCAACCTTCTCGGACAAGTTTTTCAAAAAATTTCCTGCGCGTTTTACCGAGTGTTTCATCGCGGAACAAAACATGGTCGGCGTCGCCACCGGTTTCGCCACGCGCGGCAAGGTGCCGTTCGCCTCGACCTTCGCCTGCTTTCTCAGCCGCGCGTATGACCAGATCCGCATGGCGGGCATCTCGACCGCGAACGTCAAGCTCGCCGGTTCGCATGTCGGCGTGAGCATCGGCGAAGACGGCACCTCGCAAATGGCTCTCGAAGATATGGCCATGATGCGCGCCGTCATGGGCAGCGTCGTCCTCTATCCGAGCGATGCCGTGTGCGCCGAAAAACTTGTCGAGCAGATGGCCCTGCACAAGGGCGTGGCCTTCCTCCGCACCTCGCGCCCCAAGACCCCGGTCATCTACGACAACAACGAATCATTCCCCATCGGTGGCGCAAAAATCCGCAAGCAAGCCGCTGGCGATAAAGTCACCGTCATCGGCGCGGGCGTCACTTTGTTCGAAGCCTTGAAAGCCGCGGACACTTTGGCCAAGGAAGGCATCGGCATCACCGTCGTGGATGCCTACAGCATCAAGCCGCTCGGCAAGGACGTCATTCTCGCCGCCGCGCAAAAAACCAACAACCTCGTCCTCACCGTCGAAGACCACGCTCCCGAAGGCGGCTTGGGCGATGCCGTGGCTGGAGAATTGAGCACTGATGGCATCAAAGTCCACAAATTAGCCATTCGCGAACTGCCCCATTCCGGCAAGCCGGAAGAATTGATGGCCAAATACGGCATTGATGCCGCCGCCATCGTCAAAGCCGTCAAAAGTATGGCTTGATTTCAGGCCATTTAATGAGTTTCATCCAAGGCGCCTTCGGGCGCCTTTTTGTTTTGGCATTTGACGGCCCACGACAGGAGCAAAAAGGCCATTTTGGCATGTTTCAAGCTCACTTTTCGACGGATTATTATGTCGAGATTTTTGAGCATTCGTTTCAGCGCTTTGTGCGCGTTATTTTTCGCGTGGGCCGCCATCGCCTCGGCGCAGGCCCTTAAGTGCGATATCTGCGGCGACCCCATCACCGAAAATTACCACGTGATGGAAGACCTCACGACCTACGAAAAGAAAACCGTTTGCGTGTCGTGCTATAAATTGGAAAACCGCTGCTTCATTTGCGGATTGCCCGTGCGCGAAAATTTCCAGACCTTGCGCGATGGCCGCGTCATCTGCGAACGCGACGCCAAGGATATCGTCGCGTCCGAAGACGACGCCAAACAAATTTGCCAGCAGACGCGCGACGACCTCGACCGCCTGCTCTCGCGTTTTATCACGTTCCCCGACACCAATGTGATCCTCTCCATCGTGAATCGCTTTTATCTCGAAAATCTTTTCAAGTCCCCCGAGGAAGGCCAGGCGTGCGTGAGCATTTACGGCGCGACCACCAGCAACCGCCTTCCCGGCGATCGCGTCGTGCATTCGGTTTGCATTTTGAGCCACCTGCGCAAGCCGCGTCTTATGGCCGTCTGTGCTCACGAATTCACCCACGCCTGGATGGGCCAGAACGTCTCCCGTGGCCGCACCGCCGCGCTCGACAAGGACACGCTCGAGGCCTTCTGCGAACTCGTCGCCTACAAATACATGGAGAGCCGCGGCGAAACCCAGGAAATGGAATCCATCAAGCGCAATAAATATACGCGCGGGAAAATTGATGTGCTCATCGCCGCCGACGCCAATTTCGGCTTCAATTCCGTCGTGGATTGGATTAAGAGCGGTGATGACGAAAAACTCGAGATCGCCACCCTCGAACGCATCCGCGCCGTCAACGGCGCCTACGTTCCCGCCGCCCCCGCGCCGACCACCTCCGCCTTGCTAAGCTTCCCCGTCGCCCGTCCCACACCCGAACCCACCACCCTCGTGCTCAAGGGAATTTCCGGCATCGGCAAAGACCGCTTCGCCCTCATCAACAATACGACTTTTGAAACCATGGAAAAAGCGAAAGTCCGCATCGGCACCACCAACGTCACCGTCCGCTGCCTGGAAATCCGCAACGATTCCGTCACCATCCAGGTGGACGGCTCCCCCGAAAAAAAGCAACTCTTCCTCAAGTCCGAATAACCATCCTGGCCCTCCACGCCGCGCCCAATACTCAACACGCACGGGGGTGGCACTGCCGCTCCACCGCCCGAAGTCCCGCAAGAACGCCCAAACTTTCACATCCATTTTCCCCAGCACCCACACCTGCAAAGACTTCTTATTAACCCCCAACTTCAGTTGGGGGGAAACCTCAGCAAAAATCCCACTTCTATATCGAGCGAAGCGAGGCGAGCCCAGGCGAGCATCATCTTATCACCCGCGCGAGTCCACCCATCAAAAGTTTCCTCCAAGAATTTGCCGCATTGGATTCTTTATAACCGCGCGGACGACCGGCCTTAGGGCGGAGGTGCACCGCCTTCCTCCTTTTCGCCCTAAATCCAATCCCGATTGCAAAAACCCTCCGTCTGCGCCATAGTAGTTACAGATGGCATGACGGAGTCATCAAAATATTTGAAAGGCCAATTACTGCTGGACAGCGGACAGCTCAACGGCTCCTTTTTCCAACGCACCGTCGTCCTCATCTGCCAGCACAATGCCGAGGGCGCCTTCGGCCTCGTCCTAAATCGTTCCAGCGGAAATAAACTCGGCGAAATGCTCGTCGCCGACGTGCCCGAACTCCTCAAGGAACAACCCCTTTACCTCGGCGGCCCCGTTCAAGTCTCCGCCCTGAGCTTCCTGCACTCGGACAATTTCCTGCCCGATGCCAGCGTTCTGCCGAACCTCGAACTCGGCCATTCGCTCGAAACCCTCGTCGAACTCGGCGAATCTTTTTCCGCGACCAAAAAAGTGAAAATGTTCGCCGGTTACGCCGGCTGGAGTGCGGGCCAGCTAGAAGACGAAATGAAACGTAACGCCTGGCTCACGCATCCGGCATCGCTCGACCTCGTGTTCGACACCTCGCCCGAAAAACTCTGGCAAATGATCCTGCGCCAAAAAGGTTTGAAATATCGCCTCCTCGCCGACCTGCCCGAAGACGTCTCGCTGAACTGAAATCCGCCAACCGCCTCGCCGTTCCTCACCCCGGCACACCTGTCTTCACCTGCCTCTTTCCCCCGCGCCGCGTTCTCCCATAACTGATCGAACGCGATTTTTCAACCGCCGGCGCCTCACCCGTCGCGCGCTTCAATTCCCGCACCTGATCGCGCAACAACGCCGCCTTCTCGAACTCCAAATTATTCGCCGCCGTGATCATCTCCTCCTCCAATTCGCGAACCGTTTCCGTCACATCAAAATTTTTATTGCCCTCCTGCAACACCGCGTTCGCCTTGTCATGCAGCGTTTGTTGCGATGCCAAACTCTCCTCCACCGCGCGGCTCACGCTTCGCGGCGTGATATTGTGCTCGGCATTATACGCCAGTTGCCTCGTCCGGCGATACTCCGACACCGCCAAAAATTTCTGGATGCTCTGCGTCTTCACATCCGCGTACAAAATCACTTCGCCGTTCAAATGCCGCGCCGCGCGTCCCGCCGTCTGGATCAAACTCGTGGTCGAACGCAAATACCCTTCCTTGTCCGCATCCAAAATCGCCACCAGCGAAACCTCCGGCAAATCGAGCCCCTCGCGCAGCAAATTGATTCCCACCAGCACGTCAAACTCTCCCTTGCGCAAGCTCCGCAAAATTTCCACCCGCTCGATCGCATCAATCTCGCTATGCAGATAACGCACATTGATGCCGATACCGCGCAAATACTCGCTCAACTCCTCCGCCGTGCGTTTCGTGAGCGTCGTGACCAGCACGCGCTCCTTCAACTCAATGCGTTTGCGCGCCTCTTCCAGCAAATCGTCTATCTGCCCCTTCAACGGTTTGAGCGTGATGCGCGGGTCAATCAATCCCGTCGGGCGCACGATCTGTTCCACCACCCGCCCGCGCGACCACTCGATCTCCTTCGGCCCCGGCGTCGCGCTCACATAAATCGTTTGGTTCTGCCAGCCTTGAAATTCCTCGAAGTTCAACGGCCGATTGTCCAGCGCGCTCGGCAATCGAAAACCATGATCCACCAGCACCGTCTTGCGTGAAAAATCCCCGGCGTACATTCCGCCCACCTGCGGAATCGTCGCGTGCGATTCATCCACCACCAGCAAATAATCCTGCGGAAAAAAATCGAACAACGTCGTTGGCCGCGAACCCGGCGCGCGTCCGCTGATATGCCGCGTGTAATTTTCAATCCCCGAACAAAAACCCATTTCCTCCATCATCTCCAAATCATATTCCGTGCGCATCTTGATGCGTTGCGCCTCAATTAGCTTCCCCTGCTTCTCAAACCACGCGATGCGATCGCCGAGTTCCTCGCGGATGGATAGCAGCGCCGGTTTCATTTTATCGGCGGGCGTCACGAATTGTTTGCCGGGAAAAATCGTCACCGATACCAGCGATTCAATTTTATTCCCCGTGAGCGGATCAAAACGCGTGATGCGCTCGATCTCTTCGCCAAAAAATTCAATGCGCAACGCGTCCTCGCGCCCCGCTGGGCAAAGCTCCACCGTATCGCCGCGCACGCGAAACTGCCCGCGCGTGAATTCAATATCGTTTCGCGTATAGAGCAAATCCACGAGCCGCTGAAGCAACTGCTCGCGCGTGATTTCCTGGTTCACCCGCAACGGCAGCACCAGCGCCTCATAATCCTCCTTGCTGCCGATGCCGTAAATGCACGACACACTCGCCACCACCACCACGTCGCGCCGCGTGAACAGCGAACTCATCGTCGAAAGCCGCATCCGCTCGATCTCCTCATTCACGCTCGAATCTTTTTCGACAAACGTATCCGTGCGCGGAATGTAGGCCTCCGGCTGGTAGTAATCGAAATAGCTGACAAAATATTCGACCGCATTGTTTGGAAAAAATCCTTTGAACTCCGCGTAAAGCTGCGCCGCCAATGTCTTGTTATGCGACAACACCAGCGTCGGCCGGTTCACATTGCGGATCACATTCGCCACACTGAACGTCTTGCCCGAACCCGTCACCCCCATCAGCGATTGATGCCTCGCGCCCGCAAGCAATCCCTCCGTGAGTTTCGCGATGGCATTCGGCTGGTCGCCGGCGGGTGAATAGGAAGAAACCAAATCGAACATGCGAGCAAATTAAAGGCGTTCCCCAAGAGTGTCAAACAAGTGAAGTTTTCACCTCCCCAACCACACCGCCCGATAAAACATCCCCACCGGATTCACCGGCAACGGCAACACAACATTAACTCCACTGGACGTAATTGTATTCGTGCTTAACCCGACCCAGTTGGGATTTTGCAGCGACGCCGTGCTCTCGATACGATAAATCGTATTGGTCGTCCCGCGCAGACCGATCCCTTGCGGCGTGATCACCAGCATCGGATTGGCCACCGTGTAAGAAATGCTCGACGCGGAAATAATCCCCGGCGTGACGGTAATGGATTGGTTCGTCGGCACGATCCATCCCGGAATCGGCTTGAACGCGATCACCACCGCGTTCGTCGAAAAAACCGCCTCGGTAAAATTAGTTACCGTCGAATAATTCGTGTGCGGCTGCAACAACCACGCCGCGCCCGCCGCCACCGCCGCTGGCGGCCCAAGCTCAACTTGCAAATAACCCGGATTCGCGAAGCTGACGGATTGATTCGGAACCACCGTGATGACGCCGCCGCCATTGAAGTTCGTGCCCGCATCGCCCAGCGTCGCCGCCAGCGTGATCAGGTTCGTCACGTTGCTGTCAATCGCCCGCACCACCGATTGCCCGTTTAGCGTCCCCAAATAAACTCCCGCCGGATAAAAATATCCGTTCAACTCCACATAAAACGGCCCGCCGCTGTTGCCCGGATAACTCAAAAACCACGACGCCGTATAAACCTCCTGCTGCGCCGCCGTCGTGTCCGACGCCAGGTTCAGCGGGTACGGTTGCGGCCCCGCTTGATACATCATGCCCGGGACGATGTTCGCCACGCCGTATTGCGAACCATCCACCGGATAACCGACCAGCATCTTTTCGCTGTTGCCACTCAGCCATTGATTTGGCACCGCATCCGACGGCAGGTAACCGCCGAACCCGCCGCCTGCGACTGCCGTCTGAAAATAAATCGCCGCCACATCCAGGTTGCGAGAGTCCGGGCTCGAAACATCCGGGCCGAACAAACCGCTGTTGAGGTCGTTCGTGCGCTGCGTCGCGTAGCCGCTCAACAAATACCACCCGCGCGCGATCTCCGCGCTCGGCACGTACGTCGGCAATTCCTTTTGCAAAAAGAAATACGCGCCGCTCGCGTACGATTGCGTTTCGTCGTCAAACAACAAATGCGCCGCCGTCAACACGACGTTCGTTTGCACCACCACGCCGCTGCCAAAACCCACGTCCGTCTGCAACTGCCCGTCAAACGCAAACGGAAAATTCGTCGCGTCCGCGATATTCGCCACCGGCACTGGCGTCGGCAAAAGCGTGTTGCCCGGCGGCGGCGCCGCGAACGGATAACTCACCGAAATCACCGTCGGCTGGCCCGCGAGCACCTGCACGGATTCATTCTCCGGCGTGGCGCGATTGGCAAATGGTCCCGCAAATTCGATCAGATAAGTTCCCACCACCAAATTCGTCGTGAAATTCGAAGCGAAGAACGGCGTCGTGTCGCCGAGAAAACGCCAGCCTGCGCCCGCCGGCGGATTCGCGCCCAGCGATATTGTCAGCGAACCGTCCGCGCTGTCCGCCTCCGAAGGAGCGCTGGTGGGAAAATAGCTATTCGTCAACTGCGTCACACCGCTGGCCGCCACGACGACGAAATTGCTGGTCGTGAGCCGCGGCGGAATGGCCAGCCAGCCCGGCACCTCACGAAATTCCACCGGATAATTTCCCCCCGCGAGATTTGTCGCCGTAAATCCGCTGTCGTGCCACGCGATCTCCCACGGAAAACGCCATTGCCCGTGCGCCTCGGACGGCAAAAGCGTGACCATCAGCGCGCCGCCCATCCCCGGTGTGACCACCGTCGTGTTCACCGGCGAGTAAGCCGTGAACTGCCCTTTGCGAATCGTATTGTTGAAAAAATCCGCCACATACAA
The DNA window shown above is from Verrucomicrobiia bacterium and carries:
- a CDS encoding MFS transporter — translated: MTNINADTGGVVWTPARERFLLLTLAAIQFTTILDFLIIIPLGPQYMEVFHISIEQFQLIVGAYGISAGVAGLVASFFLDRFDRKSALVFLYAGFTIGTLFCAMAPTYQLLVAARFFAGAFGGVCGTVILSIVGDVIPMARRGRAMGLVMSSFSVSSIVGVPAGLYVAARSSWHVPFYAIAVMSAVVWVIAVIVTPPLRDHLKHATDEHPVARIWAVIKHPDHQKSYIFMAALTCAGFCIFSYIPTYMVTNVGMTEDQLPLIYLVGGLCTVFSMNWIGRLADHWGKLRVFTIISCSTAAPILLVTNLPRVSLVVAIAVSTLVFVCMSGRMVPAMALMTGAVEARYRGGFMSVNSSVQQFTMGVTAYFTGKIIGTGQHGEMTNFPINGIISIACMCMCIYLARFLKLPAHSSETAAEPVFSEMG
- a CDS encoding transketolase — its product is MNANIEEALSGIANQLRIDSIAATTAAGSGHPSSCCSAADIVAALFFGHMRFDPKNPRYANNDRFILSKGHAAPLLYAAWAELGLFPREHLLTLRELNSDLEGHPTPRLAFVDVATGSLGQGLGVGVGMALCARLDNLDYRTYVLMGDGECAEGSVWEAASLAGVNQLSNLVAIVDCNRLGQSQATAFGHDVEVYRKRFEAFNWRTEVINGHDMEEILEVLGAAGLGKQPLAIIAKTNKGHGVALMEDKDGWHGKALSKDEAATAIAELQPKAKSGLAEPIPAPSELPLPANAAPASYPPTTYKLGESVATREAFGNALARIGGVDERIVALDGDTKNSTFSDKFFKKFPARFTECFIAEQNMVGVATGFATRGKVPFASTFACFLSRAYDQIRMAGISTANVKLAGSHVGVSIGEDGTSQMALEDMAMMRAVMGSVVLYPSDAVCAEKLVEQMALHKGVAFLRTSRPKTPVIYDNNESFPIGGAKIRKQAAGDKVTVIGAGVTLFEALKAADTLAKEGIGITVVDAYSIKPLGKDVILAAAQKTNNLVLTVEDHAPEGGLGDAVAGELSTDGIKVHKLAIRELPHSGKPEELMAKYGIDAAAIVKAVKSMA
- a CDS encoding protein DA1, whose amino-acid sequence is MSRFLSIRFSALCALFFAWAAIASAQALKCDICGDPITENYHVMEDLTTYEKKTVCVSCYKLENRCFICGLPVRENFQTLRDGRVICERDAKDIVASEDDAKQICQQTRDDLDRLLSRFITFPDTNVILSIVNRFYLENLFKSPEEGQACVSIYGATTSNRLPGDRVVHSVCILSHLRKPRLMAVCAHEFTHAWMGQNVSRGRTAALDKDTLEAFCELVAYKYMESRGETQEMESIKRNKYTRGKIDVLIAADANFGFNSVVDWIKSGDDEKLEIATLERIRAVNGAYVPAAPAPTTSALLSFPVARPTPEPTTLVLKGISGIGKDRFALINNTTFETMEKAKVRIGTTNVTVRCLEIRNDSVTIQVDGSPEKKQLFLKSE
- a CDS encoding YqgE/AlgH family protein; translation: MTESSKYLKGQLLLDSGQLNGSFFQRTVVLICQHNAEGAFGLVLNRSSGNKLGEMLVADVPELLKEQPLYLGGPVQVSALSFLHSDNFLPDASVLPNLELGHSLETLVELGESFSATKKVKMFAGYAGWSAGQLEDEMKRNAWLTHPASLDLVFDTSPEKLWQMILRQKGLKYRLLADLPEDVSLN
- the uvrB gene encoding excinuclease ABC subunit UvrB — protein: MFDLVSSYSPAGDQPNAIAKLTEGLLAGARHQSLMGVTGSGKTFSVANVIRNVNRPTLVLSHNKTLAAQLYAEFKGFFPNNAVEYFVSYFDYYQPEAYIPRTDTFVEKDSSVNEEIERMRLSTMSSLFTRRDVVVVASVSCIYGIGSKEDYEALVLPLRVNQEITREQLLQRLVDLLYTRNDIEFTRGQFRVRGDTVELCPAGREDALRIEFFGEEIERITRFDPLTGNKIESLVSVTIFPGKQFVTPADKMKPALLSIREELGDRIAWFEKQGKLIEAQRIKMRTEYDLEMMEEMGFCSGIENYTRHISGRAPGSRPTTLFDFFPQDYLLVVDESHATIPQVGGMYAGDFSRKTVLVDHGFRLPSALDNRPLNFEEFQGWQNQTIYVSATPGPKEIEWSRGRVVEQIVRPTGLIDPRITLKPLKGQIDDLLEEARKRIELKERVLVTTLTKRTAEELSEYLRGIGINVRYLHSEIDAIERVEILRSLRKGEFDVLVGINLLREGLDLPEVSLVAILDADKEGYLRSTTSLIQTAGRAARHLNGEVILYADVKTQSIQKFLAVSEYRRTRQLAYNAEHNITPRSVSRAVEESLASQQTLHDKANAVLQEGNKNFDVTETVRELEEEMITAANNLEFEKAALLRDQVRELKRATGEAPAVEKSRSISYGRTRRGGKRQVKTGVPG